A genomic region of Gemmata massiliana contains the following coding sequences:
- a CDS encoding PVC-type heme-binding CxxCH protein, whose product MFRRLLTRAAALCCGLLLLAALLSGAHPLRHAAAEDPKPQAENTFGLTKVWAVRLDISAKEFDALQPALGGFGFPGGPPPKKEEKKDDKKRDTEKNLFGTDFPWAEGDVVVGSKSLKKVGVRYSGDMSYFVSARGLKRPLKIAFDKFSTQQLDGRSAVQLNAMPLDPTKARAALAYSVFRAVGVPAPQTAFAEVTLTVPGKYDKEFVGLYTVVENVDAQFLAAHFGSDKGLLMKPFRVRGIDALGDDWERYKGQYQPHRDATKAEAQRVIDFAKLVNQSTDDEFKKQIGSYLDVDAFLRFQAANAFVSNMDSFFAVGWNYTLYLDPKTNKFAFIPGDLEGTFASPSFLGTPDQLMDLSVTKPYPGENKLPDRLLAIKEINEKYQKLLKELSATAFTKDQLLKDADAIDKATKTAREKETKAVAARKEPAPGFGPPGAMGPQAPDMKTFAEKRTASVTAQVAGKSKGFVPQFNFGPPAGGGGFGGGNSQPIGEKSFRETVQVPPEFEATLFAIPPKVNYPVAIAAEPTGAIYVAVDEQGSLGRTPGGGKILRCVDKDGDGKVDDVTVFAKVEHPRGVCYRNGSVWVMHPPTLSVFHDDNGDGVSDRQEVLVTGLTTEQVTTRGGDHTTNCVRMGIDGWLYIGVGDYGIKEAKGKDGKTIVQRGGGIVRVRLDGTDLEVYCTGLRNPFDLAIDPFMNLFTRDNTNDGAGWDTRVSLLRQSALYGYTQLFANFTDEIMPTLGTFGGGGGTGGVFVQDSRWPAQYRNALFTGDWGRSEVYFHDLKANGPTFDLKQELFMKMPRATGMDVDGSGRLFVASWRNGSAVGFEGPNIGFVARVTPKGFKAEPFPDLKSAGPAQIVKLLTAPNAVTRLHAQGEILHRGKHADTTKALVALAADATAAPEGRVAAIYTLKQLDGKDSHAALLKLAEDAVVRESALRALTDRKGECTGLEAKVFVAALSDESPRVRAQALISLGRLNDPTAVKSIIPLTARPKGSAMPTTKPLQNQPDPDRVVPHLAVRALVALNATDACLEALDGPHWEGALWALRYAHDPKSVEGLIKKLGSVRTPELRRGILVTLIRLYHREADYKGSWWGIRPDNTGPYYDRVEWDMSKRIGGVITAAALDGDKETVAFLKSELARHKVALAGIPGGTEIAKGEKENPIVLPKADPKNPNQIGNTTYENAAKLVLTAKGDAKKGEVLFKSQSCVACHTTADGQTPKGPHLVDIGKRYKPDELVESILKPSAKLAQGYETYRFVTTDDRVFQGFVVGERADATIIRESTGVQRELKRSEIASRQQQKQSAMPEGLAANLTPPELADLIAYLQSLK is encoded by the coding sequence ATGTTTAGACGACTCCTGACGCGAGCCGCTGCACTATGTTGCGGGCTGCTCCTGCTTGCTGCACTGCTTAGCGGCGCGCACCCGCTCCGGCACGCGGCGGCTGAAGACCCGAAGCCCCAAGCGGAAAACACCTTCGGGCTCACGAAAGTGTGGGCCGTTCGCCTCGACATCTCCGCGAAGGAATTTGATGCGCTGCAGCCCGCGCTCGGCGGGTTCGGCTTCCCCGGCGGACCGCCCCCGAAGAAGGAAGAGAAGAAAGACGACAAGAAGCGCGACACCGAGAAGAACCTGTTCGGGACCGACTTCCCGTGGGCCGAGGGGGACGTCGTGGTTGGGAGCAAGTCGCTGAAAAAGGTCGGGGTGCGTTACTCCGGCGACATGAGCTACTTCGTCTCCGCGCGCGGGCTGAAGCGGCCCCTCAAGATCGCGTTCGACAAGTTCAGCACCCAGCAACTCGACGGGCGTTCCGCAGTTCAATTGAATGCGATGCCGCTTGACCCTACGAAAGCACGGGCGGCGCTCGCGTACTCGGTCTTCCGCGCGGTGGGCGTACCGGCTCCACAAACCGCGTTCGCGGAAGTCACACTCACGGTACCGGGCAAGTACGACAAGGAGTTCGTCGGACTGTACACGGTGGTTGAGAATGTGGACGCACAATTCCTCGCTGCGCACTTCGGAAGTGATAAGGGCTTGTTGATGAAGCCGTTCCGCGTGCGCGGAATCGACGCCCTCGGTGACGACTGGGAGCGCTACAAGGGCCAGTACCAACCGCACCGCGACGCGACGAAGGCCGAAGCGCAGCGCGTCATCGACTTCGCCAAACTCGTCAACCAGTCCACGGACGACGAGTTCAAAAAGCAAATCGGCTCGTACCTCGATGTGGATGCGTTCCTGCGCTTCCAGGCTGCGAATGCGTTCGTCTCGAACATGGACAGCTTCTTTGCCGTGGGGTGGAACTACACGCTCTACCTCGACCCGAAGACCAACAAGTTCGCGTTCATCCCCGGCGACCTGGAGGGCACCTTCGCAAGCCCCTCGTTTCTGGGAACGCCCGATCAACTCATGGACCTGAGCGTCACGAAGCCGTACCCGGGAGAAAACAAGCTGCCCGACCGGTTACTCGCGATCAAGGAGATCAACGAGAAGTATCAGAAGTTGCTCAAAGAACTTTCCGCGACGGCCTTCACGAAGGACCAACTGCTGAAGGACGCGGACGCGATCGACAAAGCGACAAAAACCGCGCGCGAAAAGGAAACGAAGGCGGTTGCAGCCCGCAAAGAGCCGGCTCCCGGTTTTGGACCGCCCGGAGCGATGGGGCCGCAAGCACCGGACATGAAAACGTTCGCCGAGAAGCGCACCGCGTCCGTCACTGCGCAAGTGGCGGGGAAGAGCAAAGGCTTCGTCCCGCAATTCAACTTCGGGCCGCCCGCCGGTGGAGGTGGGTTTGGAGGCGGGAACAGTCAACCGATCGGCGAGAAATCGTTCCGCGAAACCGTGCAAGTCCCGCCCGAGTTCGAGGCGACGCTATTCGCGATTCCGCCGAAGGTGAACTACCCGGTCGCGATCGCGGCCGAGCCGACGGGCGCGATCTACGTCGCGGTGGACGAACAAGGTTCGCTGGGCCGTACTCCCGGGGGCGGGAAGATCCTGCGCTGCGTTGATAAGGACGGCGACGGCAAGGTGGACGACGTGACCGTGTTCGCGAAGGTCGAGCACCCGCGCGGAGTGTGCTACCGCAATGGCTCGGTCTGGGTGATGCACCCGCCGACGCTCTCGGTCTTCCACGACGACAACGGCGACGGCGTGTCCGACCGGCAGGAGGTGCTCGTCACCGGGCTGACGACCGAGCAGGTGACGACTCGCGGCGGCGACCACACGACCAACTGTGTTCGCATGGGGATTGATGGCTGGCTCTACATCGGCGTCGGCGACTACGGCATCAAGGAGGCGAAGGGGAAGGACGGCAAAACGATAGTGCAGCGCGGCGGGGGGATCGTCCGCGTGCGGCTCGACGGCACGGATCTGGAGGTTTACTGCACCGGTTTGCGGAACCCGTTCGATCTCGCAATCGACCCGTTCATGAACCTGTTCACGCGCGACAACACGAACGACGGCGCCGGGTGGGACACCCGCGTGAGCCTGCTGCGGCAATCCGCGCTCTATGGCTACACGCAACTGTTCGCCAACTTCACCGACGAAATCATGCCGACGCTCGGCACCTTCGGCGGCGGCGGCGGAACCGGGGGCGTGTTCGTGCAGGACTCGCGGTGGCCGGCCCAGTATCGCAACGCGCTGTTTACCGGGGATTGGGGTCGCAGCGAGGTCTACTTCCACGATCTAAAAGCGAACGGTCCGACGTTCGATCTGAAGCAAGAGCTGTTCATGAAGATGCCGCGTGCCACCGGCATGGACGTTGATGGCAGCGGCCGGTTGTTCGTGGCGAGTTGGCGGAACGGATCGGCGGTGGGGTTCGAGGGGCCGAATATCGGGTTCGTCGCTCGCGTCACGCCCAAGGGATTCAAAGCGGAACCGTTCCCGGATCTGAAGAGCGCCGGCCCCGCGCAAATCGTCAAGTTGCTGACTGCGCCCAACGCAGTGACTCGACTGCACGCTCAGGGCGAAATCCTGCACCGGGGGAAGCACGCGGACACTACCAAGGCGCTCGTCGCACTGGCCGCGGACGCGACCGCCGCACCCGAAGGTCGCGTTGCCGCGATTTACACGCTGAAACAGCTCGACGGCAAGGATTCGCACGCGGCGCTGCTGAAACTCGCGGAAGACGCGGTGGTCCGCGAATCGGCTCTGCGTGCGCTCACGGACCGGAAGGGCGAGTGTACGGGGCTTGAGGCAAAGGTGTTCGTCGCCGCTCTTTCCGATGAATCGCCCCGCGTGCGGGCGCAGGCACTTATCAGCCTCGGCCGACTGAACGACCCGACTGCGGTTAAGAGCATCATTCCGCTCACGGCGCGCCCGAAGGGATCGGCGATGCCGACCACGAAGCCGCTCCAGAACCAACCCGACCCGGACCGCGTCGTTCCGCACCTGGCGGTCCGTGCGCTGGTTGCGCTCAATGCGACTGATGCGTGTCTCGAAGCTCTCGACGGCCCGCACTGGGAGGGGGCACTATGGGCGCTGCGGTACGCACACGATCCCAAGTCTGTCGAGGGGCTTATCAAGAAACTCGGTTCGGTCCGCACGCCCGAACTGCGCCGCGGGATTCTGGTCACGCTGATCCGCCTCTATCACCGCGAAGCCGATTACAAGGGGAGCTGGTGGGGCATCCGCCCGGATAATACCGGGCCGTACTACGACCGCGTCGAATGGGACATGAGTAAACGAATCGGTGGCGTCATTACGGCTGCGGCCCTCGACGGCGACAAGGAGACGGTCGCGTTCCTCAAGAGCGAACTCGCGCGGCACAAGGTCGCGCTCGCGGGCATCCCGGGCGGAACCGAGATCGCGAAGGGCGAGAAGGAGAACCCGATCGTGCTGCCGAAGGCCGATCCGAAGAACCCGAACCAGATCGGTAACACCACCTACGAGAACGCCGCGAAGCTCGTTCTGACCGCGAAGGGGGATGCCAAGAAGGGTGAGGTGCTGTTCAAGTCGCAGTCGTGTGTTGCGTGCCATACCACTGCCGACGGCCAAACCCCGAAGGGACCGCACCTCGTGGACATCGGCAAGCGGTACAAGCCGGACGAACTGGTGGAATCGATTCTGAAGCCGAGCGCGAAGCTCGCCCAGGGGTACGAGACGTACCGGTTCGTCACCACCGACGACCGCGTGTTCCAGGGGTTCGTGGTCGGCGAGCGGGCCGACGCCACGATCATCCGCGAATCGACCGGGGTGCAGCGCGAACTCAAACGCAGCGAAATCGCCTCGCGCCAGCAGCAGAAACAGTCGGCCATGCCCGAGGGCCTTGCTGCAAACCTGACGCCCCCAGAACTCGCGGACCTCATTGCTTACTTGCAATCGTTGAAGTGA
- a CDS encoding zinc-dependent alcohol dehydrogenase: MRALCWRGKKDVAVERVPDPKIANSRDAIIRITTTAICGSDLHLYDGYIPTMQAGDILGHEFMGEVVETGRDVTNLRKGDRVVVPFTIACGGCFFCKKQFFSLCDNSNPKAEVAETMYAYSGSGLFGYSHMMGGFAGGQAEYVRVPFADVGPVQVPSHLSDEQVLFLSDIFPTGYMAAENCNIEPGDTVAVWGCGPVGLFAIKSAFMLGAARVIGIDSVEGRLKKARELCGAETVNFENVDLLRWLDEATAGRGPDSCIDAVGMEAHGNGIAGFYDRVKTATYMATDRPTALRMAIMACRKGGTVSIPGVYGGLLDKLPMGAALAKGLTFKMGQTHVHKYLKPLMSRIERGDIDPSFVITHRYNLSQAAEAYAEFATKKDECVKVVLKP; this comes from the coding sequence ATGCGAGCCTTGTGCTGGCGCGGGAAGAAAGACGTGGCGGTCGAACGGGTTCCGGACCCGAAGATCGCCAACTCGCGGGACGCGATTATTCGGATCACCACCACCGCCATATGCGGGTCCGACCTGCACCTGTACGACGGGTATATCCCGACCATGCAGGCCGGGGACATCCTCGGTCACGAGTTCATGGGCGAGGTGGTCGAGACCGGGCGCGACGTGACCAACTTGCGGAAGGGCGACCGCGTGGTGGTGCCGTTCACCATCGCGTGCGGCGGGTGCTTCTTCTGTAAGAAACAGTTCTTCTCCCTGTGCGACAACTCGAACCCGAAGGCGGAAGTCGCGGAGACCATGTACGCCTACTCCGGCAGCGGGCTGTTCGGGTACTCGCACATGATGGGCGGGTTCGCGGGCGGTCAGGCCGAGTACGTCCGCGTGCCGTTTGCGGACGTCGGCCCGGTTCAGGTTCCCTCGCACCTCTCGGACGAACAGGTGCTGTTCCTTTCGGACATCTTCCCGACCGGGTACATGGCCGCGGAGAACTGCAACATCGAACCGGGCGACACGGTCGCGGTGTGGGGGTGCGGCCCGGTCGGGTTGTTCGCGATTAAGAGCGCGTTCATGCTCGGTGCGGCCCGGGTGATCGGGATCGATTCGGTCGAGGGGCGCCTGAAAAAGGCGCGCGAGTTGTGCGGGGCCGAAACGGTCAACTTCGAGAACGTGGACCTGCTCCGCTGGCTCGACGAGGCGACCGCCGGGCGCGGGCCGGACTCGTGCATCGACGCGGTCGGGATGGAGGCCCACGGGAACGGGATCGCGGGGTTCTACGACCGCGTGAAGACCGCGACCTACATGGCAACCGACCGGCCGACGGCCCTTCGGATGGCGATCATGGCGTGCCGCAAAGGGGGAACGGTCTCGATCCCCGGCGTGTACGGCGGGCTCCTCGACAAACTGCCGATGGGGGCGGCGCTCGCCAAGGGCCTCACCTTCAAGATGGGGCAAACGCACGTCCACAAGTACCTGAAGCCGCTCATGAGCCGCATCGAGCGCGGCGACATTGATCCGTCGTTCGTCATCACGCACCGGTACAACCTGTCGCAAGCGGCGGAAGCCTACGCCGAGTTCGCGACGAAGAAGGACGAGTGCGTGAAAGTCGTTCTGAAGCCGTAA
- a CDS encoding RNA polymerase sigma factor gives MSYPASRILAATRSELAEPTDAELLARFVNDRDAGAFELLVWRHAGLVLRACRSVLGDHHAAEDAAQAVFLALARQAPAVGRLGSVTGWLFRVARRVAYRATRRRVLPTVSTTDLDALPADLDALPVAPALIPDQNFDLVLHEELDRLSEPHRTLVLLCFFEGLTHAEAARRLGWPVGTVASRVARAKDKLADRLIQRGVSLSVLAPVALAVSPSFVTATTRAAVAFATTRRTLVADTVFELAKQEIRMTLAKKVLNLAIGAVIVCCALALGLRSSAEPPSVSPPPQAVPVAKEPAKKPPQAVVSKTFAVAPITTELQRRLYRGAGPNSTAVVIVDGAALFKDPKTLNTDALNLKELQTALESLRPEKGRSVAHIEMHYGRDRTSGNCIDWLDSALIGTLVSAGFVPSDPTHRTISHNSAFSFEDYVAPLKDNKGTDDTENGVGDERVRAYPVRTPLSRALTQSVGGVVEVYPRLVCKTDDWVPEGVDKSAVAALEKLKLAKGQRINFLWNIRPERDSQTSERIQSVCERWVKNAGLELGQLSY, from the coding sequence ATGTCGTACCCCGCGAGCCGAATTCTTGCTGCTACCCGCTCGGAACTGGCCGAACCGACCGACGCCGAGTTGCTCGCCCGGTTCGTGAATGACCGGGACGCGGGAGCGTTCGAGTTACTTGTCTGGCGCCATGCCGGGCTGGTGCTGCGCGCGTGTCGAAGTGTGTTGGGCGACCACCACGCGGCCGAAGATGCCGCGCAAGCCGTGTTTCTGGCTCTTGCCCGACAAGCGCCGGCCGTTGGGCGCTTGGGATCGGTGACGGGGTGGCTGTTTCGAGTGGCCCGTCGGGTCGCGTACCGGGCCACTCGCCGGCGCGTGTTACCAACCGTTTCGACCACGGATCTTGATGCTCTACCCGCGGATCTTGATGCTCTACCCGTGGCGCCGGCCCTCATTCCGGACCAGAACTTCGACCTCGTGCTCCACGAAGAACTCGATCGCCTCTCGGAACCGCACCGCACGCTCGTGCTCCTGTGCTTCTTCGAGGGGCTGACTCACGCGGAAGCAGCACGGCGGCTCGGGTGGCCGGTGGGTACGGTCGCCAGTCGCGTGGCTCGCGCTAAGGACAAACTCGCCGACCGACTGATCCAGCGCGGCGTGTCGCTTTCCGTACTCGCTCCGGTGGCGCTGGCGGTTTCACCTTCCTTTGTGACCGCAACAACGCGCGCCGCGGTCGCCTTCGCAACCACGCGCCGAACGCTCGTCGCGGACACGGTGTTCGAACTCGCAAAGCAGGAGATCCGAATGACACTCGCGAAGAAAGTGCTCAACTTGGCGATCGGTGCGGTGATCGTGTGCTGCGCTCTGGCGCTCGGGCTGCGGTCGAGCGCAGAACCACCCTCTGTCTCACCTCCCCCGCAAGCGGTTCCGGTCGCCAAAGAACCGGCCAAGAAACCACCGCAGGCAGTTGTGAGCAAGACGTTCGCGGTTGCGCCCATCACCACGGAACTCCAGCGCCGGCTCTATCGCGGTGCCGGTCCGAATTCGACCGCGGTGGTAATCGTGGATGGGGCAGCCTTGTTCAAAGACCCCAAAACGCTCAACACGGACGCACTCAATTTAAAGGAACTCCAAACCGCGCTCGAATCACTTCGTCCTGAAAAGGGCCGGTCTGTTGCCCATATTGAAATGCACTACGGGCGCGATCGCACGTCTGGTAACTGTATCGATTGGCTCGACTCGGCACTTATTGGCACATTGGTGAGCGCCGGGTTCGTTCCGAGTGATCCCACACATCGCACGATCTCACACAATAGCGCGTTTTCATTTGAAGACTACGTCGCTCCACTCAAGGACAACAAGGGAACGGACGACACAGAAAATGGTGTCGGCGATGAGCGCGTTCGAGCATATCCGGTGCGCACGCCACTGAGTCGTGCGCTGACTCAATCGGTCGGCGGGGTCGTTGAAGTGTACCCGCGCCTCGTTTGCAAAACCGACGATTGGGTTCCCGAGGGTGTGGACAAGTCTGCTGTGGCAGCCCTTGAGAAATTGAAGTTGGCGAAGGGCCAAAGAATCAATTTCTTATGGAATATCCGTCCGGAGCGGGATTCACAAACTTCGGAACGAATTCAAAGCGTCTGTGAGCGGTGGGTCAAGAACGCCGGACTGGAATTAGGGCAGCTCAGCTACTGA
- a CDS encoding sigma-70 family RNA polymerase sigma factor, with protein MDNAENANERTLGRYRDYLLVLARLHLGARLRTKLDASDIVQQTILQAHTHQAQFRGATEAEWLGWLRVILANTLAGVVREFETAARDLSRERSLEAALEQSSARLECLLAADQSSPSGGAVRGEELLSLARALSRLPDDQRLVVELHYLKVLPVADVAAHVGRTRPAVVGLLFRGLKKLRELLREPEEGAA; from the coding sequence GTGGATAACGCGGAGAACGCCAACGAGCGCACACTGGGACGGTACCGCGACTACCTCCTGGTACTCGCCCGCCTCCACTTGGGGGCTCGTCTCCGGACCAAACTCGACGCCTCCGACATTGTTCAGCAAACGATCCTTCAGGCGCACACGCATCAGGCGCAGTTTCGTGGCGCTACGGAAGCAGAGTGGCTCGGTTGGCTGCGTGTGATCCTGGCAAACACCCTCGCGGGAGTGGTGCGCGAGTTCGAGACGGCGGCACGCGACCTGAGCCGCGAGCGCTCGCTCGAAGCAGCACTGGAACAGTCCTCGGCCCGGTTGGAATGTTTGCTCGCAGCCGATCAATCGTCCCCGAGCGGCGGGGCCGTTCGCGGGGAAGAATTGCTCAGCCTGGCGCGGGCGCTAAGCCGGCTCCCGGACGATCAGCGACTCGTCGTGGAACTGCATTATCTGAAGGTGCTTCCGGTCGCCGATGTTGCCGCACACGTCGGCCGCACGCGACCGGCGGTGGTCGGGCTGCTCTTTCGTGGGTTGAAGAAGCTCCGTGAGTTACTGCGCGAACCGGAGGAGGGCGCCGCTTGA
- a CDS encoding RNA polymerase sigma factor: MTNLEARTPPRTGNEFPADADLLAWWCAEKDTSALDALVRRHGGMVLGVCRRVLGNAPDAEDAFQATFLIFVQRAGARERPAQVAGWLPAVALRVARKARAARPRRHEREAALVDIPDPIPPESGADVSDLRRTLDEELDRLPEKYRLPIVLCELEGHTLDEAAQMLGWPKGTVAGRLSRGREQLRHRLSRRGVGLPLFLSGLLPIPESSAPPDPLVSATVATATGENIAAPPVVLARAVQLGAVRRRFGLFALLLLAGALLAALGWRAGHASARQSAPEGAAPALTAPGGCHAPTS, translated from the coding sequence ATGACGAACCTGGAAGCCCGCACTCCGCCACGAACCGGAAACGAGTTCCCGGCCGACGCGGACCTGCTGGCCTGGTGGTGTGCCGAAAAGGACACCAGCGCCCTGGACGCACTCGTCCGCCGACACGGGGGGATGGTGCTCGGTGTGTGTCGGCGCGTTCTGGGGAACGCGCCTGATGCCGAAGACGCATTCCAGGCCACGTTCCTGATATTTGTTCAAAGGGCCGGTGCGCGGGAGCGCCCGGCGCAGGTGGCGGGGTGGCTGCCCGCGGTCGCGCTGCGCGTGGCGCGCAAGGCCCGAGCGGCCCGGCCCCGCCGGCACGAGCGCGAGGCCGCACTTGTGGACATCCCGGACCCCATCCCGCCCGAATCCGGCGCCGACGTTTCGGACCTGCGTCGGACGCTCGACGAGGAGCTGGACCGGCTCCCGGAAAAGTACCGGCTCCCCATTGTGTTGTGCGAGTTGGAAGGTCATACGCTGGACGAAGCGGCGCAAATGCTAGGGTGGCCGAAGGGAACGGTCGCGGGGCGCTTGTCCCGCGGTCGCGAGCAGCTTCGCCACCGGCTCTCCCGGCGCGGCGTCGGGCTTCCGCTTTTCTTGTCCGGGTTGTTACCGATTCCGGAGTCGTCCGCGCCCCCAGACCCACTCGTTTCGGCGACCGTTGCCACGGCGACCGGTGAGAACATCGCCGCGCCCCCTGTAGTCCTCGCGCGGGCGGTCCAGCTCGGGGCCGTCCGCCGGCGCTTCGGATTGTTCGCTCTCTTGTTACTGGCTGGCGCGCTCCTCGCGGCCCTCGGCTGGCGCGCGGGGCACGCCAGCGCCCGACAATCGGCACCCGAAGGGGCGGCTCCGGCCCTGACCGCCCCGGGCGGGTGCCACGCACCCACGTCATAA
- a CDS encoding serine/threonine-protein kinase translates to MTRNPAETSREDRLNEVLLAYLEARQTGAEPDRSAFLAAYPDLRDDLATFFANHDEVERLTAPARECGLRGPELATGVENTGPSRATPRTEFRAPNSALGCLGDFHLIREVGRGGMGVVYEAEQISLNRLVALKVLPFAAAVDPRQLQRFKNEATAAANLRHENIVPVFAVGCERGVHYYAMQFVEGQSLAALIAELRRPKTDTPEAIPGMSTAALARFATERESGGPAYWDRIAGLGRQAAIALEYAHQTGIVHRDVKPGNLLLDPRGQLWVADFGLAQVIGDSGLTATGELLGTLRYASPEQALGRRGVVDHRSDVYSLGATLYELLTLHPPFEGRDRHELLRQIADEEPKPLRSINSAIPTGLETIILKALRKEPADRYATAQEFADDLQRFIDRRPILARPPSFAERFRMWVRRHPSTLFVCAAVLILVTAGSLLSAALVSAERDRTLAEHHRAEDLYQRERQRAEEAEARLVLARRAVDELFRASEEELADRPGTDHLRKRLLRSALAYYQELLIELRDNSRAQAELLDTTRRVETILADLAALRAATHFHLLCQPVVLDDLDLNPAQRTRMKDLTARTAKQWAECMRDIGRIAPAERGRRAVAQARANETDLNSILTSSQQGRLRQIGLQSEGPSAFRDLEVASALGLSPDQRGRIRVIEDDTMYGWMRGASQRKFECSDETKEQSTNERILAVLTGTQAQKWREMTGEPIKGPLAPFGASGHAPPKKSPKSNAKPAP, encoded by the coding sequence TTGACCCGCAACCCGGCCGAAACCAGCCGCGAAGATCGGCTGAACGAAGTTCTGCTCGCGTACCTGGAAGCACGCCAAACTGGTGCGGAACCGGACCGCTCCGCGTTCTTGGCCGCTTACCCCGATCTCCGGGACGACCTCGCAACCTTTTTCGCCAACCACGACGAAGTCGAGCGCCTGACCGCCCCGGCACGCGAGTGCGGGTTGCGGGGGCCAGAATTGGCAACCGGCGTGGAAAATACCGGCCCCTCACGAGCAACTCCGCGTACCGAATTCCGCGCTCCGAACTCTGCTCTCGGCTGCCTCGGTGACTTCCACCTCATTCGCGAGGTGGGGCGCGGGGGCATGGGTGTGGTGTACGAGGCCGAGCAGATTTCCCTGAACCGCCTCGTGGCGCTGAAGGTGCTGCCGTTCGCGGCAGCCGTCGATCCCCGGCAACTCCAGCGGTTCAAGAACGAAGCCACGGCTGCCGCGAACTTGCGACACGAGAACATCGTTCCGGTGTTCGCGGTCGGATGCGAGCGCGGGGTTCACTATTACGCGATGCAGTTCGTCGAGGGGCAGAGCCTCGCGGCGCTGATCGCGGAACTTCGGCGCCCCAAAACGGATACACCGGAAGCGATTCCGGGTATGAGCACCGCAGCTCTCGCTCGGTTCGCGACCGAGCGCGAATCCGGTGGGCCGGCATACTGGGACCGAATAGCGGGACTCGGCCGGCAAGCGGCCATCGCGCTCGAATACGCGCACCAAACCGGCATCGTTCACCGCGACGTGAAGCCCGGAAACTTGCTCTTGGACCCGCGCGGGCAACTTTGGGTTGCCGATTTCGGGCTAGCTCAAGTCATCGGCGATAGCGGACTAACAGCCACAGGTGAGTTGCTCGGCACACTGCGCTACGCCAGTCCGGAACAGGCGCTCGGCCGGCGCGGGGTCGTTGACCATCGCAGCGACGTCTATTCGCTCGGTGCGACGCTTTACGAACTGCTCACGCTCCACCCGCCGTTCGAGGGGCGCGACCGGCACGAACTTCTGCGACAAATTGCCGACGAGGAACCCAAGCCGCTCCGTTCGATCAATTCCGCGATTCCGACCGGTCTGGAAACGATCATCCTCAAAGCGTTGAGGAAAGAACCCGCCGACCGCTACGCGACCGCTCAGGAATTCGCCGACGATCTCCAGCGGTTCATTGATCGCCGGCCGATCCTGGCGCGACCGCCGAGCTTCGCCGAGCGGTTCCGCATGTGGGTCCGACGCCACCCGTCCACCCTGTTCGTCTGCGCCGCAGTGCTGATTCTCGTGACCGCAGGTTCTCTACTGAGCGCGGCGCTCGTGAGCGCGGAACGGGACCGGACGCTTGCGGAACACCACCGGGCCGAGGATCTGTACCAGCGCGAGCGCCAGCGTGCGGAAGAGGCTGAAGCACGACTCGTGCTCGCGCGCCGGGCTGTGGACGAACTGTTTCGGGCGAGTGAGGAAGAACTCGCCGACCGTCCGGGTACGGACCACTTGCGCAAGCGACTGCTCCGCTCGGCCCTCGCGTACTATCAGGAATTGCTCATCGAGTTGCGGGACAATTCCCGCGCCCAGGCCGAACTGCTCGATACGACCCGGCGCGTGGAAACGATTCTGGCCGACCTCGCAGCTCTTCGTGCCGCCACGCACTTCCATCTGCTCTGCCAGCCGGTTGTGCTCGACGACCTGGACCTGAATCCGGCTCAGCGCACCCGGATGAAAGACCTTACCGCGCGCACGGCGAAGCAGTGGGCGGAGTGCATGCGCGACATCGGCCGCATCGCGCCCGCGGAACGCGGGCGCCGCGCCGTTGCCCAGGCGCGAGCCAACGAAACCGACCTCAACTCCATCCTGACTTCGAGCCAGCAGGGGCGCCTGCGCCAGATCGGGTTGCAGTCTGAAGGGCCGAGCGCGTTCCGCGACCTCGAAGTGGCGTCCGCGCTCGGGCTGTCGCCCGACCAGCGTGGGCGCATTCGGGTGATCGAAGACGACACGATGTACGGTTGGATGCGCGGCGCGTCTCAACGCAAGTTCGAGTGCTCCGACGAAACTAAAGAGCAGTCCACCAACGAACGCATCCTCGCGGTACTCACCGGCACACAGGCCCAGAAGTGGCGTGAAATGACCGGCGAGCCGATCAAAGGCCCGCTCGCGCCGTTCGGTGCGAGCGGGCACGCACCTCCGAAAAAGTCCCCCAAGTCGAACGCGAAACCCGCACCGTAA